A genome region from Chloroflexota bacterium includes the following:
- a CDS encoding DNA polymerase III subunit alpha yields MFTHLHVHSEYSLLDGLCRIPQLIAKAKALGMTSLAITDHGSMHGVIDFYTAAKDAGVKPIIGCETYVAESNRQSRNASDKTPYHLVLLAKNQQGYTNLIQLITKAHLEGFYYKPRVDKELLAQHHEGLIALSACAHGELPRLILEGRLEDAATQAIWYKETFNDYYLEIQRHPIPELEPINKGLLSLSSKLNIPIVATNDTHYINKEDSPIQELLLCIQTNTSIYDEKRLKMAGDFFYLKSPKEMAEMFADLPQALDNTQKIADMCQLDMEFGRLHLPRIDLPEGKAADDYLAELCWQGLKHRYPSPTPEIEQRLAYELEVIKQTQFADYFLVVWDLVSFAKKQNILFGVRGSAAASLALYCLGITNIDPLPNKLVFERFLNIERREPPDIDLDFQDDRRDEMIAYVTQKYRPDHVAQIITFGTLGARAALRDVGRALGMPYSQVDRVARLVTPRPNITLDQALAENKKLYDIYHEDSAIRNLVDTAKKLEGIARHASTHAAGVVISREPLTQYMPLQRATKDNEQAATMTQFSMESVARLGLLKLDFLGLANLTLLAKAREIIAENRGISIDLQHIPLADSATFELLASGETGGIFQLESAGMRRYIKELKPTTFNDIAAMVALYRPGPMEHILTFIKAKHGIESIRYPHPTVKKILEETYGVIVYQDQVLHIVQALAGYSLGQADIFRKAMGKKISEVMKKERQNFINGAKKNGVSAELATEIFALIEPFAGYAFNKAHSVSYALIAYETAYLKANYPVEYMTAFLNTYAAHSDRLPPAIAECRRLGISVLPPNVNKSQASFAIEKENSKTAISFSLTAIKNVGYAAIEPIILAREKGGLFKSIEDFCRRVELRSINKKVIESLIKAGAFDSLAPRGALLQAIDRIISLAQWEQRLKESGQTSMFDLWGDTVPAPLPNLNLDHLDAPLKDKLDWERELLGVYFSEHPLASIAPKLANTATALCGGIDTEMVGEKVIIAGMITSMRQLYTKDRRPFVIATLEDLDGSIEVTAWSEVYGQTKEIWQEGKILLVEGTVKLRDDRVGINCSRVRQYQTDGEEEQEANPATPPPQPRKITINITQSDKTEEDVTRLNQVMGILAHYPGQDTVLLAIVTSEETVNMKLPNMISYCPELAQEICSILGDNSLKLQESQ; encoded by the coding sequence ATGTTTACCCATCTTCACGTACACAGTGAGTATAGCCTGCTTGACGGTTTATGCCGCATTCCCCAGCTTATTGCCAAAGCCAAGGCACTAGGCATGACTAGCTTAGCCATCACCGACCATGGCAGCATGCACGGCGTCATCGATTTTTACACAGCGGCCAAAGATGCTGGCGTAAAACCTATTATCGGCTGTGAAACTTATGTTGCTGAATCCAACCGTCAGAGTCGAAATGCCAGCGATAAGACTCCATACCATTTGGTCTTGCTTGCCAAAAACCAGCAAGGCTATACCAACTTGATTCAGCTGATTACCAAGGCACACCTTGAAGGCTTCTATTATAAGCCAAGGGTGGACAAAGAGCTTCTGGCACAGCACCATGAAGGCCTTATCGCACTATCCGCCTGTGCACACGGCGAACTGCCCCGCCTCATATTGGAAGGACGCCTTGAAGATGCAGCCACACAGGCCATCTGGTACAAGGAGACCTTCAACGATTATTACTTGGAAATTCAAAGGCACCCCATCCCCGAGCTCGAACCAATCAACAAAGGACTTCTTTCCCTATCTTCCAAACTAAATATACCCATTGTGGCTACCAATGACACACATTACATCAATAAAGAAGACTCGCCCATTCAAGAACTGCTGCTCTGCATCCAAACTAATACCTCCATTTACGACGAAAAAAGGCTCAAGATGGCCGGTGATTTCTTCTATCTGAAAAGTCCTAAAGAAATGGCAGAGATGTTCGCCGACTTACCCCAAGCTCTAGATAACACACAGAAAATCGCCGATATGTGCCAATTAGATATGGAGTTTGGTCGGCTTCATCTCCCAAGAATTGATTTACCCGAAGGCAAGGCAGCGGACGATTACCTGGCTGAACTCTGCTGGCAGGGGCTAAAACACCGCTATCCATCACCCACCCCAGAAATCGAACAGCGGTTGGCTTACGAACTGGAGGTTATCAAACAAACGCAATTTGCCGACTATTTTCTTGTCGTCTGGGATCTCGTCTCCTTCGCCAAAAAACAAAACATCCTTTTCGGTGTCCGAGGCAGCGCTGCCGCAAGTCTGGCTCTCTACTGTCTAGGCATCACCAACATCGACCCACTGCCTAACAAGTTGGTCTTCGAACGCTTCTTAAATATAGAGCGCCGCGAGCCACCAGACATCGATTTAGATTTCCAAGACGATCGACGTGATGAGATGATAGCCTATGTCACCCAAAAATACAGGCCTGACCATGTAGCCCAAATTATCACCTTCGGCACTTTAGGTGCCAGGGCTGCCCTCAGAGATGTAGGCAGAGCTTTAGGTATGCCTTACAGCCAGGTTGACAGAGTAGCCCGACTTGTTACACCCAGGCCGAATATAACCCTCGACCAAGCTTTAGCCGAGAATAAAAAGCTGTACGATATTTACCATGAAGATAGTGCAATCCGGAATCTGGTTGACACCGCTAAGAAGCTAGAAGGCATAGCCCGTCACGCTAGTACTCATGCCGCTGGAGTAGTCATATCCAGAGAACCCCTGACTCAATATATGCCATTGCAGCGCGCTACCAAAGACAATGAACAGGCTGCAACCATGACTCAGTTCTCTATGGAAAGCGTTGCTCGCCTCGGGCTGCTCAAACTGGATTTCCTGGGACTGGCCAATCTCACCCTCTTAGCCAAGGCCAGAGAAATAATCGCTGAAAATCGCGGCATCTCCATAGACTTGCAGCATATCCCACTAGCTGATTCAGCAACTTTTGAATTACTCGCCTCTGGAGAAACCGGCGGCATTTTTCAATTAGAAAGCGCCGGTATGCGCCGCTACATAAAGGAACTTAAGCCAACTACTTTCAATGACATCGCAGCCATGGTTGCCCTTTATCGCCCTGGGCCAATGGAGCACATACTTACATTTATTAAAGCTAAACATGGAATTGAGTCCATCCGTTATCCCCATCCCACCGTCAAGAAGATTCTAGAAGAAACTTATGGCGTCATTGTTTACCAGGACCAAGTACTCCATATAGTTCAGGCTCTAGCCGGCTACAGTTTAGGCCAAGCTGATATTTTCCGCAAAGCCATGGGGAAGAAAATATCCGAAGTGATGAAAAAGGAACGGCAAAACTTCATAAACGGTGCCAAGAAAAATGGGGTGTCTGCTGAACTAGCTACTGAGATTTTTGCCTTGATCGAGCCTTTCGCTGGCTATGCCTTCAATAAAGCCCATAGCGTGAGCTACGCCCTAATCGCTTACGAAACAGCCTATCTCAAAGCCAACTACCCCGTTGAGTACATGACTGCCTTCTTAAACACCTATGCTGCTCATTCAGACAGACTGCCCCCGGCAATTGCCGAATGCCGCCGCCTGGGTATCTCTGTATTACCTCCAAACGTTAACAAAAGCCAGGCCAGCTTCGCTATCGAGAAGGAAAATAGTAAGACAGCGATCAGCTTCAGCCTGACCGCCATTAAGAATGTCGGCTATGCAGCCATAGAGCCCATCATACTGGCTAGGGAAAAAGGCGGCCTTTTCAAATCCATCGAGGATTTCTGCCGTCGTGTTGAACTGCGTAGCATTAACAAAAAGGTTATAGAGAGTTTAATTAAAGCTGGAGCTTTTGATTCCCTGGCCCCACGAGGGGCACTTCTTCAGGCTATCGACCGAATCATATCTCTGGCCCAGTGGGAGCAACGATTAAAAGAATCGGGACAAACCAGCATGTTTGACCTCTGGGGTGATACTGTGCCGGCACCACTGCCAAACTTGAATTTGGACCATCTTGATGCTCCTCTCAAAGACAAACTTGATTGGGAAAGAGAACTGCTAGGAGTATATTTCTCTGAACACCCCCTCGCCTCAATTGCCCCCAAATTAGCCAATACTGCTACGGCACTATGTGGCGGAATAGATACTGAAATGGTCGGAGAAAAGGTGATTATCGCTGGAATGATAACCTCTATGCGGCAACTTTATACCAAAGACAGGCGACCTTTCGTCATAGCGACTCTGGAAGACCTTGACGGCAGCATCGAAGTCACTGCCTGGTCCGAGGTCTACGGCCAGACAAAAGAGATATGGCAAGAAGGCAAAATCCTCCTGGTAGAAGGTACCGTGAAATTAAGAGACGACCGAGTAGGCATTAATTGCTCTCGGGTGCGCCAGTACCAGACTGATGGTGAAGAGGAACAGGAGGCTAATCCGGCTACCCCACCCCCACAGCCTCGTAAAATAACCATTAATATCACCCAAAGCGATAAAACCGAAGAAGACGTAACACGCCTTAACCAGGTTATGGGTATTCTCGCCCACTATCCAGGGCAAGACACTGTCCTGCTTGCAATAGTCACTTCAGAAGAAACGGTCAACATGAAACTACCAAACATGATCAGCTATTGTCCAGAACTAGCACAGGAAATTTGCAGCATACTGGGGGACAACAGCCTAAAATTACAAGAAAGTCAGTGA